The Phyllopteryx taeniolatus isolate TA_2022b chromosome 19, UOR_Ptae_1.2, whole genome shotgun sequence genome includes the window CCAGGAAGTGTTTCTTGAGCGCGAGGCATCACGGTCAATGTAGTCTGGTAATGGGTCATCATCCTACTAACGCGCTTGCTTTCGGTCTTGTACACAACAGCTTGAACGCtgttatttaaaatacaaatctggCCTGGATATTTCGTGATATATTGACTGACTTTCCGCATTGTTTACTTGGAAACGAAGTGAAACGTGTTCTATTTAACGACCGGCAGATGGCGGTCGTTCAATGACGGATTAGCTAACAGGTTGGTtgaaaccaacgaagaagatcGTCGCCCCGTTCCCCCTCCGCTGTTTAATGAAGGGAGAAGACGAGCATGGCTGCGAGCAACGCGGCTGCACCGCTAACGAGCTCGCTCTCGAAACTGCAGTCTTTGAATGGACTGTTTGCAATTTATAAAAAGCGAGGGCCGACCTCTGCGGATGTCTTGAACAAGCTCAAAGAAACTCTACTCGAGGGTAacgcagggggaaaaaaaaaaaaaaataaggaatggCTCTCGTCTATTAAGGCGAACGCTTGACGGTCAGTTTGTCTTCTAGAAGCCGGCTTGAGGAATGCGAACCCGAGGAAGCGGAAGAAGCAGAGTCTCAAGATGGGCCACGGAGGGACGCTCGACAGTGCTGCCAGTGGAGTATTAGGCatgtcttattattattattattttattattttttttatttttttacccgtCCTTGAAAAACCATATGTATGTGTATCTGCAGTCTGTAAAAGTCGTCATTCTGTGTTTCTCATTTAGTTGTTGGTGTTGGAAACGGCACCAAAATGCTCAGCACCATGTTGGCTGGTTCCAAGGTGAGCAGTTGTACTAAATACGGATCCGGGTCTAAGACACCCGCAGGAACAGgatagctgaatttccaccctGTACGATGAGCGTGGTCATTCTCCAGCGTTTTCGCCCAATGTTAAGTtactgtttgtgttgaatagtatttgtgtgtgtgtgtgtgtggaaacgtGTCTCCGAGAAGATTGAACCAAGCAATAAATcatgttctttctttctttctttcagaaaTACATTGCTGTCGCAGAGTTGGGGAAAGCAACTGACACTCTTGATGCTACTGGCAGTGTTACTCAAGAGAAAGACTTCAGTAAgtccaagccccccccccccccccccccccccaaaatcaatTCATCTGTTGCAATTAGAAATTAGTTTTGCCACTTATggtctcttcccccccccctcctcaccTCACGCAGAACATGTTACCAAGTTGGATTTAGAGGAGAAGCTGAAGAGTTTTGTCGGCGATATCATGCAAGTCCCACCACTGTAAGGCTTCACTGTGTCcgaatttcaccagatgttgggagcaacccgagtaatccatacatgcacagtagaacaaataagatgagGAATTAAGTCCTGCGTCATAaggtgaaatgacacagggaaaaagtattgaacacgccaactggtatttatttcatactttgtgcaaaagcttttgtttgcaatgacagcttcaaggcgcctcctgtatggagaaactagtcgcatgcgtTGCTCTGGTGTGCTTACGGGAACGTTCAAAAGCTTATATAAGCgcttgtaaccaatgccatcggtatgttttgcaacaattaccaGTACTCTGCGATGGTCTTGTGACGGCTCTCTGcgcttacccatcatgagatgtgtcttgactcacacctcggcaatgagaccttttttgtaggccatcaattaggactgacccatttgcactgacaaggggctggattgctgtgtgattattgatagattttaggtgttgtcttggctttccatgcctttttgcacctcccctTCTTCAtgcgttcaatactttttccctgtgtcatttcacatttttccacacaacttaatttctgagcttatttgttctactttctttgcacGTATGGATAAGTTGGGTTGTTCCCGACATGTGACGAAAGTATccggtcaatagcaccttttggAAGTTTATTTAGTGAGAGAAATGTTGACGCGTTTTGTTCTGTCATAGCTTCACAAAAAATACACTCAAAACACGCTCCAAGCTAATTCTTCAGATCACGGGTGTGCAAATTACAAGCTATAAATCTACTAGCACAGTTTTGTATACAATTGGAAAGACCAAAAGGGGTTTGCAATTGGgcatagatgccacaagatggtgccaaagcacttaaaatggtGATGATAAAGCTTTTTACGCCATGCTCCGAGCATGTACACAACCCATGTGACATCAATGATTGCATTCACTCGTTAAAATATTTGACGCACGCAAACAAAGACCCTCACATGAGGCTGAGCAATAGTATGACGATGGCACACCAGCCTGAATAACATGCTCGCACAaactccgcccccccccccaaaaaaaacactcaataaATGAAACCTGACAACAACACCGACATTCCATCAGATGGCTCTGAAGCAATACTTGAATTACTTtggtctgagcacaaaaacactcaataaggagattttcagcaaataactgaGGATTTTCTACCACTGGTTCTGTTTTCAGCTTTTAttgagaatgaaaaaaaatgcaggacATACAGTGTGTATCATTGATTGTTTTGTTATCGCTGTTATTATTTCAGTTACTCAGCGCTGAAAAAAGATGGCCAGCGAATGTCTGTCCTTCTGAAGAAAGGTCACAAAGTCGAGGCGAAACCAGCGAGGTCCGTCACGGTGTACAACTTGACCCTGCAAGAGTTCAAGCTGCCATTCTTCACATTGGGTTTGTCCCTGTTGCATTATTTTAattgtagggctgcacaatgTATCGTTTGGGCATCGTCGCCGCAATGTACGTGCGCGCAATAGTCACGGCTCAAGGTCCTGCACAATTAGGGATGGGCgttgagaatcgagaaccgattggaaccgggacgaacaaatgaaaaaacatttcggttcccagtttcgatgcctagtccggCGGCCCCGAAAACGAAGTGGCGAAAAGCGACAAAGAGGAACGTGCACGAACACGTGTTTGTGCCCAATGGCGGCGAACAAAATTCTtcattttgttcaaatgaatgaccagtcgccgaAGACTCGTGACCaggctaaaaaaataaactagcttttggattcgtacgtgacgaagacgcggagttaaacgTCTTGTgcagagccgatcgatgacgtcgtTACTTTGAAGATAGCATCGGACATAAATGAATACCTTTTTTGAAATAGTTTTCCGTTGCAGATATTGAATGCGGTGGTGGATTTTACGTGAGGAGCTTGGTGGATGAGCTGGGAAAAGGTTGGATCGATGCACGGATAAACTCAAATCCCAAATGCCAACTCGAATGATGCGTGTTTGTCTGCCGCAGCGCTCCTGTCGTGCGCTCACGTCAAGGAGCTGACCCGCACCAAACAGGGTCAGTTCACCTTGGAGCAGCATGCCTTACACGAGGAGCAATGGACACTGGGACACATCGTCAAATCACTGCGAGCGTGCCCGGAGTCCGAAGAGAGTCTGGACAGTGTGGCAGCACCAGAAGGCGGAACTTGAAcaataatcttttagagagaaACTCATTCAGGTATGAGTCAGACGTTGTTTTAcgttgtcattttctttttgttggggagtatcacttttttttttttttcattgaaaaatacattttgagttTGCGTTTGTTTACAGCCTCAAACAAATGCATAAATCATGGTTATTACTGCATTCCATGGGTTCCTGATTTGTGCAAAAAATCTTATTCTACCAACGCAAGCAACAAGGAGAACACAtttgatttactgtatgtaaagatcgtttgggtttttttgggtcTTTATGATATCGCTTTGATTCTTGATCATCTTTAAGTAGCAGAAATACTGCTTTGAAGGTTAGCAAGTTTGGCTAAAGTggctaaatactgtatattctagTTAGTCGACATGCATAacgataatgattttttttcttcttacggCTACACTCGGGTAAATGGCAAATGTTTACAAAGGGTACTCTTTGTCTTTCAAcagtttattatatatatatattttttttttacgtgataTGTATACAAGCGCAAGTGGACTCCTCCGTG containing:
- the trub1 gene encoding probable tRNA pseudouridine synthase 1, which encodes MAASNAAAPLTSSLSKLQSLNGLFAIYKKRGPTSADVLNKLKETLLEEAGLRNANPRKRKKQSLKMGHGGTLDSAASGVLVVGVGNGTKMLSTMLAGSKKYIAVAELGKATDTLDATGSVTQEKDFKHVTKLDLEEKLKSFVGDIMQVPPLYSALKKDGQRMSVLLKKGHKVEAKPARSVTVYNLTLQEFKLPFFTLDIECGGGFYVRSLVDELGKALLSCAHVKELTRTKQGQFTLEQHALHEEQWTLGHIVKSLRACPESEESLDSVAAPEGGT